In Cyclopterus lumpus isolate fCycLum1 chromosome 9, fCycLum1.pri, whole genome shotgun sequence, a single genomic region encodes these proteins:
- the LOC117736275 gene encoding zinc finger protein 239-like has protein sequence MSSVFCFRDFVTERLSAAAEEIQCVFEKAVLGYEQEIERQRRLLDAVLKPVIKLHKRKITQLSVYHEEVLAENQLRVQESSSGLGREDPDPPRIKEEPEELRTSQGSQEAYAVRDPTMLSDILTNISVTAIKSESERARSRDQSADQKPEDTRFRCPFCTEEFCDPSKLKVHVRAHIGEKRHKCATCGKGFARKALERKHAQIHVGAKPLGCPVCGKEFNCRSNRAAHMRTHAGEKSHACVTCGKGFSRGADLRRHHRTHTGEKPYSCVHCGKGFPYHSSLKNHVRVHTGERPYKCALCGKGFAVGTTLKIHTRVHTGEKPYRCGVCGKTFAHGTGLRIHGRIHAREEPQSAKLKV, from the exons ATGTCGTCCGTGTTCTGCTTCAGAGACTTCGTCACCGAGCGACTCTCCGCCGCCGCGGAGGAGATCCAGTGCGTGTTTGAGAAAGCCGTGCTGGGCTACGAGCAGGAGATCGAGCGGCAGCGCAGACTGCTGGACGCCGTTCTGAAGCCGGTGATCAAGCTGCACAAGAGAA AGATCACACAGCTGTCCGTCTATCACGAGGAGGTTCTCGCTGAGAACCAGCTCCGTGTTCAGGAGAGCAGCTCCGGTCTGGGCCGGGAGGACCCGGATCCTCCTCGGATTAAAGAGGAACCGGAGGAACTGCGCACCAGTCAGGGGTCGCAGGAGGCCTATGCGGTAAGGGATCCGACCATGCTTTCGGATATACTGACCAACATCTCGGTCACAGCAATCAAATCTGAATCCGAACGAGCCAGAAGCCGAGACCAGAGCGCCGATCAGAAACCAGAGGACACGCGCTTCAGGTGTCCGTTTTGCACAGAGGAGTTTTGCGATCCCTCGAAGTTGAAAGTTCACGTGAGGGCCCACATCGGCGAAAAGCGCCACAAATGTGCCACTTGCGGGAAAGGGTTCGCCCGGAAGGCCCTGGAGAGGAAGCACGCGCAGATCCACGTGGGGGCGAAGCCTCTCGGGTGCCCGGTGTGCGGGAAGGAGTTCAACTGCCGCTCGAACCGCGCCGCCCACATGAGGACCCACGCGGGTGAGAAGAGCCACGCTTGCGTCACCTGCGGCAAGGGATTCAGCCGCGGGGCGGACCTGAGGAGGCACCACCGCACGCACACGGGGGAGAAACCGTACAGTTGCGTCCACTGCGGAAAGGGGTTCCCCTACCACTCGTCGCTGAAGAACCACGTCCGAGTGCACACGGGGGAGAGGCCTTACAAATGCGCTCTGTGCGGGAAGGGGTTCGCCGTCGGCACAACGTTGAAGATACACACCCGAGTCCACACGGGGGAAAAGCCGTATAGGTGCGGCGTGTGCGGAAAGACTTTCGCTCACGGCACGGGACTGAGGATACACGGGAGGATCCACGCACGGGAGGAACCGCAGAGCGCTAAACTCAAAGTTTAG
- the LOC117736276 gene encoding zinc finger protein 41 homolog, which translates to MAAVENLRTVINERLTEAVEDILGVFTRTLSVYEEEICRQRTLLDIVLRPEIKLHRTELPQQNVCKGQEEVLADQQLCYEERSSGMDREDQGPPRVKEEPEELCGGQEEERLVLKQTTDLERNDPREGRTLQLDLDRNQKAAEERSPDSIRPESTTCESEQSGGHRFVFHASRVTNPPPEAKQTDKPFECDVCGRDFYLYTHLKVHKMTHPAGKPFSCAACGKEFGFKRNLKRHMATHSSERPHACNRCPRTFRRVEHLQVHTRSHTGEKPYRCPFCDKALSTNSALTKHVRRHAGQRTPGRAFTASPGGAGFEPEEFASRLIPKMQVIV; encoded by the exons ATGGCTGCGGTTGAGAATTTGAGAACAGTAATCAACGAGCGACTGACTGAGGCGGTCGAAGACATATTAGGAGTTTTTACACGAACGTTATCTGTTTACGAGGAGGAGATTTGTCGCCAGCGCACACTGCTGGACATCGTCCTGAGGCCTGAGATAAAGCTCCACAGGACAG AGCTCCCGCAGCAAAATGTCTGCAAGGGGCAAGAGGAGGTTCTCGCCGACCAGCAGCTCTGTTACGAGGAGAGGAGCTCCGGTATGGACCGTGAGGACCAGGGGCCTCCACGAGTTAAAGAGGAACCGGAGGAACTCTGCGGCGGTCAGGAGGAAGAGCGGCTTGTGCTGAAGCAGACAACGGATTTGGAGAGAAATGACCCAAGGGAAGGCCGGACTCTGCAGTTGGATCTCGATCGAAATCAAAAGGCAGCAGAGGAACGGTCTCCGGACAGCATTCGACCggaaagtacaacatgtgaaTCAGAACAAAGCGGCGGCCATCGGTTCGTTTTTCACGCCTCCCGCGTCACAAATCCTCCTCCGGAGGCCAAACAGACCGACAAACCATTCGAGTGCGACGTCTGTGGCCGAGATTTCTACCTGTACACGCACCTTAAAGTTCACAAGATGACCCACCCTGCGGGGAAGCCTTTCAGTTGCGCGGCGTGCGGGAAAGAATTTGGCTTCAAGCGGAACCTCAAGCGACACATGGCGACCCACTCAAGCGAGAGGCCGCACGCCTGCAACCGCTGCCCGAGGACCTTCCGTCGCGTCGAGCACCTACAGGTCCACACCAGGAGCCACACGGGCGAAAAGCCCTACCGCTGCCCTTTCTGCGACAAAGCGCTGTCGACGAACTCAGCCTTGACAAAACACGTCCGGCGGCACGCGGGCCAGAGGACGCCGGGGAGGGCTTTCACGGCGAGTCCAGGAGGGGCTGGCTTCGAACCGGAAGAGTTTGCGAGCCGCTTGATCCCGAAGATGCAAGTGATTGTTTGA
- the LOC117736274 gene encoding zinc finger protein 37-like isoform X3, with product MSTVQSMRRFVSDRMTAAAQEILGAFERKLENYEAEVARQRRLLNVVLSPEIQLHRTELLQEEDTVLLIQQQRLHQDASTSLVPPEPPPIKEEPEEMCISQERQPLAQQREPKASKLTGTCERSVQSQCLNPDQTESADNKDHQSSTSNKDILSGSDEESSAASAQSTYHQLQSHNCHVIAESQEHITCSLKNATPTRYTKSTPNKKSNDETTTSATNTEETSHKKCNDETTISATSAAETSDKKSNDETTISTTRTEETSHKKSSDKNKSATSTKQTSNKKSNADDTTSAADTEQTSDKKCDHENIASTCNTKLTPNKKHNNDNPTSSGNGEQTLNKKHNENKTSITSFETTSHKSGDGNAKSNGGGPTEPTLNKKTDNGKTLVTSAEQTPHRKDKDESTTSNETPTGSKKSQDGRPTSPGSVAPSKKRSDVNKTSTRRTELTPTNKCNNKTTTSTSGAELTLNEQCNNPTSSGNGAPNTPNKKCNNEKTSAERTDGTITSTGWFEPTANMNCNPKNTSEKSTKPTTKKKPSDGKVMSATSTKVTSNKKHNDGRSTSTSNDESPPNKRQNDGSVISNGSTDPTPNKRRKDVRTTMTSAATTSTRITRQTQSEKHNSESTTSNASAEPTPNMKDGSTSGGSIQDDDNPYKCDRCGKAMTNFKNYKFHMKSHTVEKTFKCDTCGKMFRESWDLNKHLMVHAAEKPFKCTVCGRGFYRQYNLDLHSRVHTGEKPYKCDACDKSFSSCVNLKKHVRVHTGEKPYTCGDCGKEFADSSSFKNHQRVHTGEKPFKCTFCKKTFAVRTTLKRHSRMHTGEKPFVCDVCDKVFGHRSDLKGHIRMHTGEKPYECGTCEEHFSAWSKLDKHKSVHAHE from the exons ATGTCGACAGTCCAAAGCATGAGACGGTTCGTGAGTGACCGGATGACGGCGGCGGCTCAGGAGATATTGGGAGCCTTCGAAAGGAAGCTAGAAAACTACGAGGCGGAAGTCGCTCGTCAACGCAGACTCTTGAACGTCGTTCTGTCCCCCGAGATACAGTTACACCGGACAG AGCTCCTACAGGAGGAAGACACGGTTCTCCTGATTCAGCAGCAGCGCCTACACCAGGATGCGAGTACCAGTTTGGTCCCACCAGAACCTCCGCCAATTAAAGAGGAACCTGAGGAAATGTGCATTAGTCAGGAACGACAGCCGCTTGCACAGCAACGGGAGCCCAAAGCCTCGAAGTTGACTGGAACTTGTGAGAGAAGTGTCCAGTCTCAGTGTTTGAACCCTGACCAAACTGAAAGTGCAGACAATAAAGATCACCAATCCAGCACCTCAAACAAAGACATATTATCTGGATCTGACGAGGAGAGTTCTGCAGCATCAGCACAAAGCACTTACCACCAGCTCCAATCTCACAACTGTCATGTTATAGCTGAGAGCCAAGAACACATAACTTGTAGCCTCAAAAATGCAACGCCAACTAGATATACTAAGTCAACACCAAATAAGAAAAGCAACGACGAGACCACAACATCAGCTACAAATACAGAGGAAACGTCTCATAAGAAATGCAACGACGAGACCACAATATCAGCTACAAGTGCAGCAGAAACATCTGATAAGAAAAGCAACGACGAGACCACAATATCAACTACACGTACAGAGGAAACCTCTCATAAGAAAAGCAGCGACAAGAACAAATCAGCTACAAGTACTAAGCAAACATCTAATAAGAAAAGCAACGCAGACGACACAACATCAGCTGCAGATACTGAGCAAACATCTGATAAGAAATGTGATCATGAGAACATAGCATCAACTTGTAATACCAAGCTAACACCAAATAAGAAACATAACAATGACAACCCAACATCAAGTGGAAATGGTGAACAAACACTGAATAAGAAACATAATGAGAACAAAACGTCAATCACAAGTTTTGAGACAACATCCCACAAGAGTGGGGATGGTAATGCAAAATCAAATGGGGGCGGGCCCACAGAGCCAACATTGAATAAGAAAACAGATAATGGAAAAACATTAGTAACTAGTGCTGAGCAAACACCACATAGGAAAGATAAAGATGAGAGCACAACCTCAAATGAGACaccaacaggaagtaagaaaaGCCAAGATGGGAGACCAACCTCGCCTGGAAGTGTTGCGCCAAGTAAGAAACGTAGTGATGTGAATAAAACGTCAACCAGAAGAACTGAGCTAACACCTACGAATAAATGCAACAATAAAACCACAACATCAACCAGTGGCGCCGAGCTAACTCTAAACGAGCAATGCAATAACCCAACATCAAGCGGAAATGGTGCACCAAATACACCAAATAAGAAATGTAACAATGAGAAGACATCAGCTGAAAGAACTGATGGGACAATAACTTCTACTGGATGGTTTGAGCCAACAGCAAATATGAATTGTAACCCTAAGAACACATCAGAAAAAAGtactaaaccaacaacaaaaaagaaacccagTGATGGGAAAGTAATGTCAGCTACAAGTACAAAGgtaacatcaaataaaaaacataatgatGGGCGCTCAACATCAACCAGTAACGACGAGTCACCACCAAATAAGAGACAAAATGATGGGAGCGTAATATCAAACGGGAGTACTGACCCAACACCAAATAAGAGACGCAAGGATGTACGGACTACGATGACCAGTGCAGCTACAACATCAACCAGAATAACAAGGCAAACACAAAGTGAGAAACATAACAGTGAGAGCACAACATCAAATGCGAGTGCCGAACCAACACCAAATATGAAAGACGGGAGCACATCAGGGGGTAGCATCCAGGACGATGACAACCCTTACAAGTGTGACAGGTGCGGCAAAGCGATGACCAATTTCAAAAACTACAAATTCCACATGAAATCCCACACCGTCGAGAAGACTTTCAAATGCGACACTTGTGGGAAAATGTTCCGGGAGAGTTGGGACTTGAATAAACACTTAATGGTTCACGCCGCCGAGAAGCCTTTCAAATGTACGGTGTGCGGCCGCGGGTTCTACCGGCAGTACAACCTCGACCTGCACAGTCGGGTGCACACAGGGGAAAAGCCGTACAAGTGCGACGCCTGCGATAAAAGCTTCAGTTCGTGTGTAAACTTGAAGAAGCACGTGAGAGTTCACACGGGCGAGAAGCCCTACACCTGCGGCGACTGCGGGAAGGAGTTTGCCGATTCCTCCTCCTTCAAAAATCACCAGCGAGTGCATACGGGGGAGAAACCCTTCAAGTGCACCTTTTGCAAGAAGACATTTGCCGTCCGGACGACCTTGAAGCGGCACAGCAGGATGCACACGGGGGAAAAGCCGTTTGTGTGCGACGTGTGTGACAAGGTGTTCGGTCACAGATCAGACCTGAAAGGCCACATCAGGATGCACACTGGGGAGAAGCCTTACGAATGCGGTACTTGCGAGGAGCATTTCTCTGCCTGGTCCAAACTCGACAAACACAAGAGCGTGCATGCACACGAGTGA
- the LOC117736274 gene encoding zinc finger protein 37-like isoform X1 — translation MQLQRYTLKELLQEEDTVLLIQQQRLHQDASTSLVPPEPPPIKEEPEEMCISQERQPLAQQREPKASKLTGTCERSVQSQCLNPDQTESADNKDHQSSTSNKDILSGSDEESSAASAQSTYHQLQSHNCHVIAESQEHITCSLKNATPTRYTKSTPNKKSNDETTTSATNTEETSHKKCNDETTISATSAAETSDKKSNDETTISTTRTEETSHKKSSDKNKSATSTKQTSNKKSNADDTTSAADTEQTSDKKCDHENIASTCNTKLTPNKKHNNDNPTSSGNGEQTLNKKHNENKTSITSFETTSHKSGDGNAKSNGGGPTEPTLNKKTDNGKTLVTSAEQTPHRKDKDESTTSNETPTGSKKSQDGRPTSPGSVAPSKKRSDVNKTSTRRTELTPTNKCNNKTTTSTSGAELTLNEQCNNPTSSGNGAPNTPNKKCNNEKTSAERTDGTITSTGWFEPTANMNCNPKNTSEKSTKPTTKKKPSDGKVMSATSTKVTSNKKHNDGRSTSTSNDESPPNKRQNDGSVISNGSTDPTPNKRRKDVRTTMTSAATTSTRITRQTQSEKHNSESTTSNASAEPTPNMKDGSTSGGSIQDDDNPYKCDRCGKAMTNFKNYKFHMKSHTVEKTFKCDTCGKMFRESWDLNKHLMVHAAEKPFKCTVCGRGFYRQYNLDLHSRVHTGEKPYKCDACDKSFSSCVNLKKHVRVHTGEKPYTCGDCGKEFADSSSFKNHQRVHTGEKPFKCTFCKKTFAVRTTLKRHSRMHTGEKPFVCDVCDKVFGHRSDLKGHIRMHTGEKPYECGTCEEHFSAWSKLDKHKSVHAHE, via the exons ATGCAGCTTCAAAGGTATACTTTAAAAG AGCTCCTACAGGAGGAAGACACGGTTCTCCTGATTCAGCAGCAGCGCCTACACCAGGATGCGAGTACCAGTTTGGTCCCACCAGAACCTCCGCCAATTAAAGAGGAACCTGAGGAAATGTGCATTAGTCAGGAACGACAGCCGCTTGCACAGCAACGGGAGCCCAAAGCCTCGAAGTTGACTGGAACTTGTGAGAGAAGTGTCCAGTCTCAGTGTTTGAACCCTGACCAAACTGAAAGTGCAGACAATAAAGATCACCAATCCAGCACCTCAAACAAAGACATATTATCTGGATCTGACGAGGAGAGTTCTGCAGCATCAGCACAAAGCACTTACCACCAGCTCCAATCTCACAACTGTCATGTTATAGCTGAGAGCCAAGAACACATAACTTGTAGCCTCAAAAATGCAACGCCAACTAGATATACTAAGTCAACACCAAATAAGAAAAGCAACGACGAGACCACAACATCAGCTACAAATACAGAGGAAACGTCTCATAAGAAATGCAACGACGAGACCACAATATCAGCTACAAGTGCAGCAGAAACATCTGATAAGAAAAGCAACGACGAGACCACAATATCAACTACACGTACAGAGGAAACCTCTCATAAGAAAAGCAGCGACAAGAACAAATCAGCTACAAGTACTAAGCAAACATCTAATAAGAAAAGCAACGCAGACGACACAACATCAGCTGCAGATACTGAGCAAACATCTGATAAGAAATGTGATCATGAGAACATAGCATCAACTTGTAATACCAAGCTAACACCAAATAAGAAACATAACAATGACAACCCAACATCAAGTGGAAATGGTGAACAAACACTGAATAAGAAACATAATGAGAACAAAACGTCAATCACAAGTTTTGAGACAACATCCCACAAGAGTGGGGATGGTAATGCAAAATCAAATGGGGGCGGGCCCACAGAGCCAACATTGAATAAGAAAACAGATAATGGAAAAACATTAGTAACTAGTGCTGAGCAAACACCACATAGGAAAGATAAAGATGAGAGCACAACCTCAAATGAGACaccaacaggaagtaagaaaaGCCAAGATGGGAGACCAACCTCGCCTGGAAGTGTTGCGCCAAGTAAGAAACGTAGTGATGTGAATAAAACGTCAACCAGAAGAACTGAGCTAACACCTACGAATAAATGCAACAATAAAACCACAACATCAACCAGTGGCGCCGAGCTAACTCTAAACGAGCAATGCAATAACCCAACATCAAGCGGAAATGGTGCACCAAATACACCAAATAAGAAATGTAACAATGAGAAGACATCAGCTGAAAGAACTGATGGGACAATAACTTCTACTGGATGGTTTGAGCCAACAGCAAATATGAATTGTAACCCTAAGAACACATCAGAAAAAAGtactaaaccaacaacaaaaaagaaacccagTGATGGGAAAGTAATGTCAGCTACAAGTACAAAGgtaacatcaaataaaaaacataatgatGGGCGCTCAACATCAACCAGTAACGACGAGTCACCACCAAATAAGAGACAAAATGATGGGAGCGTAATATCAAACGGGAGTACTGACCCAACACCAAATAAGAGACGCAAGGATGTACGGACTACGATGACCAGTGCAGCTACAACATCAACCAGAATAACAAGGCAAACACAAAGTGAGAAACATAACAGTGAGAGCACAACATCAAATGCGAGTGCCGAACCAACACCAAATATGAAAGACGGGAGCACATCAGGGGGTAGCATCCAGGACGATGACAACCCTTACAAGTGTGACAGGTGCGGCAAAGCGATGACCAATTTCAAAAACTACAAATTCCACATGAAATCCCACACCGTCGAGAAGACTTTCAAATGCGACACTTGTGGGAAAATGTTCCGGGAGAGTTGGGACTTGAATAAACACTTAATGGTTCACGCCGCCGAGAAGCCTTTCAAATGTACGGTGTGCGGCCGCGGGTTCTACCGGCAGTACAACCTCGACCTGCACAGTCGGGTGCACACAGGGGAAAAGCCGTACAAGTGCGACGCCTGCGATAAAAGCTTCAGTTCGTGTGTAAACTTGAAGAAGCACGTGAGAGTTCACACGGGCGAGAAGCCCTACACCTGCGGCGACTGCGGGAAGGAGTTTGCCGATTCCTCCTCCTTCAAAAATCACCAGCGAGTGCATACGGGGGAGAAACCCTTCAAGTGCACCTTTTGCAAGAAGACATTTGCCGTCCGGACGACCTTGAAGCGGCACAGCAGGATGCACACGGGGGAAAAGCCGTTTGTGTGCGACGTGTGTGACAAGGTGTTCGGTCACAGATCAGACCTGAAAGGCCACATCAGGATGCACACTGGGGAGAAGCCTTACGAATGCGGTACTTGCGAGGAGCATTTCTCTGCCTGGTCCAAACTCGACAAACACAAGAGCGTGCATGCACACGAGTGA
- the LOC117736274 gene encoding zinc finger protein 37-like isoform X2 — protein MCISQERQPLAQQREPKASKLTGTCERSVQSQCLNPDQTESADNKDHQSSTSNKDILSGSDEESSAASAQSTYHQLQSHNCHVIAESQEHITCSLKNATPTRYTKSTPNKKSNDETTTSATNTEETSHKKCNDETTISATSAAETSDKKSNDETTISTTRTEETSHKKSSDKNKSATSTKQTSNKKSNADDTTSAADTEQTSDKKCDHENIASTCNTKLTPNKKHNNDNPTSSGNGEQTLNKKHNENKTSITSFETTSHKSGDGNAKSNGGGPTEPTLNKKTDNGKTLVTSAEQTPHRKDKDESTTSNETPTGSKKSQDGRPTSPGSVAPSKKRSDVNKTSTRRTELTPTNKCNNKTTTSTSGAELTLNEQCNNPTSSGNGAPNTPNKKCNNEKTSAERTDGTITSTGWFEPTANMNCNPKNTSEKSTKPTTKKKPSDGKVMSATSTKVTSNKKHNDGRSTSTSNDESPPNKRQNDGSVISNGSTDPTPNKRRKDVRTTMTSAATTSTRITRQTQSEKHNSESTTSNASAEPTPNMKDGSTSGGSIQDDDNPYKCDRCGKAMTNFKNYKFHMKSHTVEKTFKCDTCGKMFRESWDLNKHLMVHAAEKPFKCTVCGRGFYRQYNLDLHSRVHTGEKPYKCDACDKSFSSCVNLKKHVRVHTGEKPYTCGDCGKEFADSSSFKNHQRVHTGEKPFKCTFCKKTFAVRTTLKRHSRMHTGEKPFVCDVCDKVFGHRSDLKGHIRMHTGEKPYECGTCEEHFSAWSKLDKHKSVHAHE, from the coding sequence ATGTGCATTAGTCAGGAACGACAGCCGCTTGCACAGCAACGGGAGCCCAAAGCCTCGAAGTTGACTGGAACTTGTGAGAGAAGTGTCCAGTCTCAGTGTTTGAACCCTGACCAAACTGAAAGTGCAGACAATAAAGATCACCAATCCAGCACCTCAAACAAAGACATATTATCTGGATCTGACGAGGAGAGTTCTGCAGCATCAGCACAAAGCACTTACCACCAGCTCCAATCTCACAACTGTCATGTTATAGCTGAGAGCCAAGAACACATAACTTGTAGCCTCAAAAATGCAACGCCAACTAGATATACTAAGTCAACACCAAATAAGAAAAGCAACGACGAGACCACAACATCAGCTACAAATACAGAGGAAACGTCTCATAAGAAATGCAACGACGAGACCACAATATCAGCTACAAGTGCAGCAGAAACATCTGATAAGAAAAGCAACGACGAGACCACAATATCAACTACACGTACAGAGGAAACCTCTCATAAGAAAAGCAGCGACAAGAACAAATCAGCTACAAGTACTAAGCAAACATCTAATAAGAAAAGCAACGCAGACGACACAACATCAGCTGCAGATACTGAGCAAACATCTGATAAGAAATGTGATCATGAGAACATAGCATCAACTTGTAATACCAAGCTAACACCAAATAAGAAACATAACAATGACAACCCAACATCAAGTGGAAATGGTGAACAAACACTGAATAAGAAACATAATGAGAACAAAACGTCAATCACAAGTTTTGAGACAACATCCCACAAGAGTGGGGATGGTAATGCAAAATCAAATGGGGGCGGGCCCACAGAGCCAACATTGAATAAGAAAACAGATAATGGAAAAACATTAGTAACTAGTGCTGAGCAAACACCACATAGGAAAGATAAAGATGAGAGCACAACCTCAAATGAGACaccaacaggaagtaagaaaaGCCAAGATGGGAGACCAACCTCGCCTGGAAGTGTTGCGCCAAGTAAGAAACGTAGTGATGTGAATAAAACGTCAACCAGAAGAACTGAGCTAACACCTACGAATAAATGCAACAATAAAACCACAACATCAACCAGTGGCGCCGAGCTAACTCTAAACGAGCAATGCAATAACCCAACATCAAGCGGAAATGGTGCACCAAATACACCAAATAAGAAATGTAACAATGAGAAGACATCAGCTGAAAGAACTGATGGGACAATAACTTCTACTGGATGGTTTGAGCCAACAGCAAATATGAATTGTAACCCTAAGAACACATCAGAAAAAAGtactaaaccaacaacaaaaaagaaacccagTGATGGGAAAGTAATGTCAGCTACAAGTACAAAGgtaacatcaaataaaaaacataatgatGGGCGCTCAACATCAACCAGTAACGACGAGTCACCACCAAATAAGAGACAAAATGATGGGAGCGTAATATCAAACGGGAGTACTGACCCAACACCAAATAAGAGACGCAAGGATGTACGGACTACGATGACCAGTGCAGCTACAACATCAACCAGAATAACAAGGCAAACACAAAGTGAGAAACATAACAGTGAGAGCACAACATCAAATGCGAGTGCCGAACCAACACCAAATATGAAAGACGGGAGCACATCAGGGGGTAGCATCCAGGACGATGACAACCCTTACAAGTGTGACAGGTGCGGCAAAGCGATGACCAATTTCAAAAACTACAAATTCCACATGAAATCCCACACCGTCGAGAAGACTTTCAAATGCGACACTTGTGGGAAAATGTTCCGGGAGAGTTGGGACTTGAATAAACACTTAATGGTTCACGCCGCCGAGAAGCCTTTCAAATGTACGGTGTGCGGCCGCGGGTTCTACCGGCAGTACAACCTCGACCTGCACAGTCGGGTGCACACAGGGGAAAAGCCGTACAAGTGCGACGCCTGCGATAAAAGCTTCAGTTCGTGTGTAAACTTGAAGAAGCACGTGAGAGTTCACACGGGCGAGAAGCCCTACACCTGCGGCGACTGCGGGAAGGAGTTTGCCGATTCCTCCTCCTTCAAAAATCACCAGCGAGTGCATACGGGGGAGAAACCCTTCAAGTGCACCTTTTGCAAGAAGACATTTGCCGTCCGGACGACCTTGAAGCGGCACAGCAGGATGCACACGGGGGAAAAGCCGTTTGTGTGCGACGTGTGTGACAAGGTGTTCGGTCACAGATCAGACCTGAAAGGCCACATCAGGATGCACACTGGGGAGAAGCCTTACGAATGCGGTACTTGCGAGGAGCATTTCTCTGCCTGGTCCAAACTCGACAAACACAAGAGCGTGCATGCACACGAGTGA